The Paenibacillus sp. RC334 nucleotide sequence CTACATCGCCTGTTCAAAAATGTCGATTACTTCCTGCTGTGTAGGCTGAATCGGATTGGTTACACCGCAGGCATCTTTGAGTGCGTTGGCGGCGAGAACAGCGAAGTCTTCACGCTTGACGCCGAGTTCTTCCAGCCCGGAAGGGATGTTGACCCGTTTAGCCAGCTTTTCAATGGCGCGCAAGGCGAGGTTGGCACCTTGTTCTGGTGTAACACCGTCCGTTTTTTCGCCAAGTGTACGGGCAATGTCGGTGAGCCGTTCGGCGGAAGCCTTGGCGTTGTAGCGCTCTACATGCGGCAGTAAAATGGCGTTACAGACCCCGTGCGGCAGATTATAGAAGCCACCCAGTTGATGTGCCATGGCGTGAACAAAGCCCAATCCGGCGTTATTGAATGCCATCCCTGCGAGGAATTCGGCGTAGGCCATTTGGCTACGGGCTTCCACATCGTTTCCATCATCGACGGCTTTGACTAGATGATCCCGAATCAGCTCGATTGCTTTAAGCGCGCAAGCATCTGTGATCGGTGTGGCATTCGTGGAAACATAAGCTTCAATAGAGTGAGTGAGCGCATCCATCCCTGTTGCGGCAGTTAATGACTGGGGCATAGCCATCATCAGATCAGGATCATTGACGGCAATGAGTGGTGTCGTGTGCTTGTCGACAATCGCCATTTTGATATGACGCTCTTCATCCGTAATAATACAAAACATGGTCATTTCACTAGCTGTTCCTGCCGTGGTGTTAATGGCAATCAGAGGGAAGGAAGGCTTCGCGGATTTATCCACGCCTTCGTAGTCGCCGATCTGTCCGCCGTTGGAGGCCAAAAGTGCGATGCCCTTGGCACAGTCATGCGGTGACCCGCCTCCGAGCGAAATAATAAAATCACACCCGGATTGTTTCAGCAGCGCCAAGCCCTCGTTGACATTGGAAACCGTGGGATTCGGCTGCGTGCCGCTGTATACGACGGATTTTACGTTTAGACTGTCCAACATGTTTGTTACTTTTTTCACAATCCCGATATCAACTAAAGGCTTATCGGTTACGATCAATGCATTTTTAAAGCCCAATTTTCCGATTTCTGTACCTGCATCCGCCAGTGCGCCTGAGCCCATAAGACTCATACCCGGCATCATGAATTTGGAAGTTCCCGTCATAAATATGCATCCACCTTTGTTATTATTTTGAGGTAAATCAAGGTATAATGATGGAATTAAAGGATCTTGCAACCATCCTTATATCCTTATCATACTGTCCTATATTGGCGGGAACTAACGCATTTTATTATAAAATATCGTGATTTTTAAAAGGGAGCATTTTGCATAAATCCGGGGAGCGGCCTTCAATCAGATTATGCAAAATGCTGAAGGGTGAAACGGATGGACAATTCCAAGACTTTAGGCGACTTTAATCGTTATAGCGAACTGCAATATGGATATGAAACCGATCTGATCCGAATTTTGTATTATGATCTTCCAGAAAATTATTACGAGAAATATGCTTCATATGAATGCCCGAAGCTGTGTACGATTTTGGAGGGGAGAAAAGAAGTCAAAATTAATGAAACGGAGCATTTTGAATACGATTCTCAGGAGATTATCCTGCTTCCTCCCCAGTCAAGCGTTGAAATGAAAATCAAAGAACACACCAAGGCACTGGTCTTTGAATTAAGCGATCAGTTGATGGAACGTTTAAGAAACGTGGTAGAGGAGGAATTTCAGGTCCCGGAGAGTTGCCCGACTCATGCGGTGGTTCGCTGCGAGCTGAACGAAAAGGCGGATTCACTTACCGCATCGATGGAGCGGATCAAGCAATATATGGCACATCCCGCCGAAAGAAAAAATTTCCTGATTGATCTGAGTGCTCAGGAAATGGCCTATCATCTGCTACAGATGCAGGTGCTTGAGCAGAATCTGCTTACGAACCATCGGCATCCTGTGTTTCGAGCGATCCGGGATATTCAGGAGCAGTTGCCTGGGATCAGGCATGTGAAGGATTTAGCGGATAACTATAATATGTCACATGCCAATTTCACGAATCAGTTTAAAAAGATAACAGGATTAACTCCGCTCGACTATATTACGAATCAAAAAATGCAGCTTGCCAAGCAATGGCTCCAGTGCCGAAACGTCACGGAGGTTGCTTTTGATTTAAATTATGAGAGCGTTTCCTATTTTATCGGTCTTTTTAAAAAGAAGTATGGCATTACGCCCAAGCAGTATCAGATGAATGTGCAGCGCCAAGTTGTGGTTACGTAATGTGAAATATATAAAGGCAGGGCTATCCTTCAGTGCTAAAACTACTAAGGGTCACCCTGCCTTTCTTCATATGGATATACATTTACGCCGTTAAAGCTAATCGACACCACGATCACTCTCAATCAGCCCTTTGCCGATTACATTGGCCGAAACTGGAGGCTTGCCGAGCTCCCGGGACCATATGGACAACTGCCCAATATGGTGGATTTGGTGGGCAATGATATGGCGCATCACCTCGCCCCAGGCATCAATCACAATCCTGCCATCCGGGAGGTGATCTTCAAACCTTTTTCGTTCCAGACCTTCATGCCAGGAGAGCACGAACGGCTCGACATCGATTCGAAACTTCGCATCCAGCTCGCGAATCTTGTCCAGCGTATCATATCGCGAGAAATCCTCCTGAAAGTCGGGTTTCCCCTGAATCGTTTGAACCCAGCTCCACTCTACATCGACGACATGAAACAACGTCTTCAGAATGCCGCCAACCCCGCCAACGCGTTCTTTCAGAAGTTCCTCCTGCGGTACCTCTTCACACCAGCGGTACCATTGTTCCCGAATCATCCAGTTGTAACGAAAAAAAGTCTGCATCCATGAACCTCCAGAGATTGTATTTAAGAAACGTCTTCACCAGTTTACCATGGAATGCCAAACCTTTTTCAGCTTCACTTGGCGGCTCCAGTAGGGCTCAAATGGACAGAATCTTTTGTGCACCAATTTAAATTGAAAAGGGCTGTCTCACTCGTAGAAAATCTACTTTTGAGACAGCCCTTTATTATAGGATAGAGATGTTGTTACTGGCTTATTTCTTCGCAGCCGCGTAACGTTTGTTCACTTCATCCCAGTTGATAACATTGTAGAATGCTGCAATGTAATCCGGGCGTTTGTTTTGATATTTCAGGTAGTAAGCATGCTCCCAAACGTCCAGTCCAAGTACCGGAGTCAGACCTTCGGAGAGTGGGCTGTCTTGGTTAGGAGTGCTGGTGATTGCCAGTTTGCCGTCTTTGCCGACAACCAGCCAAGCCCAACCGCTACCAAAGCGTGTTGTAGCTGCTTTCGTGAAATCTTCTTTGAATTTGTCATAGCCGCCCAGCTCGTTGCTGATTGCTTCAGCAATAGCGCCAGTTGGTTGTCCGCCGCCGTTAGGGCCAATAACTTCCCAGAACAGGCTGTGGTTGTGGTGTCCGCCACCGTTATTGCGAACCGCAGTGCGGATGCTTTCAGGAACGCTGTCCAGATTGGAGATCAGATCCTCCAGGCTTTTGCTTTGCAGTTCAGGAGCGCTTTCCAGAGCTGCGTTCAGGTTTGTTACATATGTGTTATGGTGACGATCATGGTGAATTTCTACTGTCAGCGCATCAATGTGCGGCTCCAGTGCGTCTTTCGCGTAAGGAAGTTCTGGTAATTGAAATGCCATTGTAAAATCCCTCCTGATTATATGGTTTGGGTAAGGTATTCCTATGTAATAATACCCTCGTCAGTTATATTAAACCGCATTCAGCCTATTTTATCAACATTTTTGTTTGTAAAATAGCAAACTGGGCATTACGACCTGGTAGCTATCATGTCCAAAAACCCGCTTGGAATACATGGTGTATAGGTAATAAGAGGCAAATTATACAGCCCTAAAATGTAAACGCTTCATATACAGCGCTTACATGAGAAAAAGGGATGTATTCCATCTAAAAGTGTGGTTTAATGTTCAAGGAAGCAGAAATTTCGGCTTTTTTGTCGTCTGCTATATCTTGTCATGTCTGCGGATATGACGAACTTGAGGGCATATACCCTTTTCCTGTTCTTCAATTCATATATAGCAGATCGTATTTTTATCATAATGCCTTGTGATTAACACCATGCTAAGAAATTTAAGGATTTATGTAAAAATGACGGTGCTGTCTCAATTTGTCTTATTAAGCTTACGAAAAGGGAGATATTACTTATGCACGTTCGTTCCTTTCAATTGAGTGATGTGAATCCAGTAATGGAACTCATGCAGATTGCCTTGTCTGAGGAGTGCTACAAAGAGACGGTGGGCGCTTTTGCCCGTCAGCTTTCGTGGGATTCCGGTTTGATCGTCGTTGCGGAAGAAGATGAAGAGCTGGTTGGCGCTCTAATCGGCACGATTGATCAGAATCATGGTTGTTATTATCGTATTGCTATTCATCCGGATCATCGTCGGATGGGAATTGGCAAATCGCTTGTCGAGTCTATGGAGCAGCGTTTTCAGCAACGTAAGGTTAGCCGCATCTGGGTAGCCGGAGACAAGCATAACAGCGCAGCCATGCCTTTGTATGAAGCGATGGGCTATGGGGCAAGCCAGATTTTACAGACTTTTCAGCAGCTCAGCATTTTGGCTCCTCATTAATCGGCAATGGATATAAAGAGAATCGAATATTTTCAAAGCTAATATTTCCATTTAGAGCATATCTGAGTAACCGTTGCAATCGGGTACGGGATATGCTTTTCTATTTATAACAGGGTTGAGGAGGTTTATTATGGACACACTGGCTCCTTCGTCAGGCCCGCTTCCTTCGCCGGAAACGTCCAAACATGCAGGTCGTTGGAGTTACATACGCGATTGGTTGGTGACTCTTCTGATCGCGATGACTGTCTTGCTGCTGCTGAACCTGTTCGTGTTTAATTTGTCTACGGTCAGGGGACATTCAATGCAGCCGACGCTGATGGAAAGCCAGCATTTGTTTGTTAACAAGCTGGTTTACAATTTTCATGATCCGGGCAGGGGTGATATCGTGATATTACAAGATCCCGACTCCAATCCGTCCAGTCCGAGATTTTTAGTGAAAAGAGTCATAGGCACTCCGGGGGATGTAATCCGGGTTGAGCATAATCATCTATATGTGAACGGTAAGCTGCAAAACGAGCCTTACACCGACTCTGAGATTGAGGACGGTGATTACGGTCCTTTTACAGTGGAGCCGGGGCACTTTTTTGTCATGGGCGATAACCGACACGCCGCGGGCAGCAAGGATAGCCGATATTTTGGCAGCATTAAATCTCAGGATTTGCTGGGGCGTGCGGAGGTTGTATTTTGGCCGTTATCCGAGTGGAAGTGGCTGTAGAGCAGCCATAGTCTGTATGCTGAAAATTAATGGGGAACGTGTGCAAATCGTCAGGACCATGACGGGCAGGCGGTTACCGATCAGGAAGGGAAGAGAAATATGAAAGAAGTGATGGTATATACCGACGGCGCTTGTTCGGGAAATCCCGGTCCTGGGGGCTGGGGCGTCGTTTTACTATATGGAGAGCATCGCAAGGAGTTGTCCGGGGCCGAAAAAATGACGACAAACAATCGCATGGAGATCAAGGCCGTGATCGAAGCGCTCAAGCTGCTCAAGGAGCCTTGCCATGTAAAGGTACACAGTGACTCCGCCTATGTCGTAAACTGCTTCAAACAGGGCTGGATTAAGAATTGGCTTCGTAACGGCTGGCGTAACAGTAAAAATCAGCCAGTTGAAAACAAGGAGTTATGGGAAGAACTGTGGGAACTGATGAGCAAGCATGAGGTTGAGTATGTGAAAGTCAAGGGTCACAGTGACAACGAGCTGAACAATCATTGTGATTTCTTGGCGACCAGCGCTGTTAAAAATTTACGGTAGCATCTGTGGCTATATTCTGTTGAAATTTGAGATATGGGGATTTTACAGAAATCCTCATATAAGTGATATGAAAGAGAGGTGAGTATCGGATGCAACGTGGACAGACACCAACGGCTGCTGGAACCGCTTTGACTTGGGCATCGCTCAAGCAGGAGATTATCGAAGCGGCTCCGGGGCTGGGCATCGACTCCATCGGGTTCGCATCCGCCGATCCCTTTCTGTCTCTGAAAGCAATATTGGAAGAGCATCGCGCCAAAGGCTATGAATCCGGTTTTGAGGAGCCGGACATTGATAAACGGATCTACCCGGAGCTGTATGGTTCGCAGCCTGCATCCCTGATTGCCATTGCGGTGGCTTATCCTTCCAAAATGAAGGACCCGCCGAAGTCGGACAAAGGCAAGTACCGTGGCATTTTGGCGCGTTCCGCCTGGGGTAAGGACTACCACTTGGTGCTGCGCGAGGCGATGGAAAAGCTGGAGGCTTTTATAGGTGAACGGGTTCCTGACGCGATTATGAAAAACATGGTGGATACCGGGGAGCTGTCGGACCGGGCCGTAGCGGAACGGGCGGGTATTGGGTTTAGCGGAAAAAACACGATGATGATTTCACCGACACTGGGATCATGGATTTATCTCGGTGAGCTGCTGACGAATATCCCTTTTCAGCCGGATGAGCCGGTTACGGACGGTTGTGGGGAGTGTACCAAATGCCTGGATGCGTGCCCTACGGGCGCGCTTGTCGGGCCGGGGCAGCTCAATGCCCAGCGGTGTGTGTCCTTTTTGACGCAAACGAAAGGCTTTCTGGATGAGGAATTTATGCTGAAAATCGGGAACCGGTTGTACGGATGTGATACCTGCCAAATCGTATGCCCGAAAAATCGGGGCCTCAACTGGGATCATCATCCTGAGCTTACACCTGATCCCGAAATTGTGAAGCCATTGCTGCTGCCGTTACTGGATTTGAGCAATCGTGAATTTAAAGAGAGATTTGGTCAAAGTGCGGCAGCCTGGCGGGGAAAGAAGCCGATTCAGCGCAATGCGGTTATTGCGCTCGGCAATTTCAAGGATATTAGCGCCGTGCCCAAGCTGACGGAGGTTCTGCTGGATGATCCGCGTCCTGAGCTTCGGGGCACGGCGGCATGGGCTTTGGGCCGAATAGGAGGGGAAAACGCAATGACAGCGATCAAGCAAGCATCTGAGAAGGAACAACATGAGCAAGTACGCGAAATGGTCGCGCAGGCGCATTCCAAACTTGAGGAACGAGAACAGGCTGAACAGCAAAAGGTCTTAGAAGGGCCGACTACGATCTATTATGATGAAATGGAGACACCTATAGGCATTTTAACGCTGTGTGCAACGGACCGGGGGCTATGCCGGATTGATTTTGGCGTTTTTCATGCGAAGGAGGCACTGCTTCAGCAATGGGCCCGTACATGGATCGGGGAGTATGTCTATGTGCAGGAACCGGAAAAGCTGCGCGAGGCTGCGGACCAACTGCGTGAATATTTTGCCGGGAAACGACGTGATTTCACTGTGGCCTATGATTTGAGGGGCACCCCTTTTCAGGAGCAGGTATGGCGTGAGCTGCAAAATATTCCGTATGGTCAAAGCGTGTCCTACAAGGATATCGCGGAGTCAATTGGCAGAGCCAAGGCGGTACGTGCGGTCGGAGGAGCGAACAACAAAAATCCGTTGCCCATTCTGATACCATGTCACCGGGTATCGGGTGCAAACGGGAGTCTGGTTGGATATGCCGGAGGCCTGCCGATCAAGATAAAGCTGCTGGATTTGGAGAAGGAATGAGGACAAACGTTTGCAAATTGTGATTTGCTAGCTGTCCCATGTTTTGCTATGATAGGTTCGTGTATAATTCAAGAGGTTTCATATAAATATACAGAGGTGACGACTTCGTGGTGTGGAATATTGTCATTCCGATCATTACCCTGATTGTTGGTTTGGTCGGGGGATTTTTCATCGGTGCTTATTATCTTCGCAAACAGCTTGAAAAGATGCAAAACGATCCTGAGACGCTGCAAAAAATGGCCAAGCAGATGGGTTATAACCTGAATGGGAAGCAAATGCAGAAAGCCCAGCAGATGATGAAGAACCAGCAGTTCTCCAAAAATCAGCCAGGTCAGCGTAAAAATCAGGGCCATCGTAAATAATGAGCAACATAAGCACGAATGCCGCATGAGGTTGCACAGAGGAGGATTACTGTGGCTGGCGTAAAAGATTATATTAACCGCAAAGCTGCGGATAACCGGGATAAAATCGAGTACCATGTGGAGCAAATTCTACAACTGATCGGTGAGGACCCCAAGCGTGAAGGCTTGCTGGAAACACCGGCACGCGTAGCGCGCATGTATGAGGAGATATTTGCAGGTTATGAGGTTGATCCCCGGGATGCGCTGGGTGTAACATTCGACGAAAATCACGAGGAGCTTGTGATTGTGAAGGACATCGTCTATTACAGCCAGTGTGAGCACCATATGGCTCCTTTCTTCGGAAAAGTGCATATCGGCTATGTACCCAGCGGCAAAATTGTAGGACTAAGCAAGCTTGCCCGTCTGGTTGAGGCTGTGACGCGCCGTTTGCAGGTTCAGGAGCGCATTACGGCACAGATCGCAGATATTTTGAATGAAGCGGTCTCCGCTCACGGGGTTATGGTGGTCGTGGAAGGCGAGCACTTGTGTATGTGCGCAAGAGGCGTCAAAAAGCCTGGCAGCAAAACGGTAACATCTGCGGTACGCGGAACGTTTCGTGATGATGCTGCGCAGCGTGCAGAGTTCCTCTCGCTGCTCAAGGATTGACCGAACAGGCGTGACGGTGATGTGATGAATAAAAAAGAGTGGTTTACGCATAGGCGTAGCCACTCTTTTTTGCTAACATGAGAAAAGGTGGACGTTAACTGCTTTGAAGGAGGATAGCGTATGGAGAATGTACATATGTCAGCAGACAAAACAACGGTTTTGCCTGATCTGCAATGGTTTGAAGCGCCACTCGTGACCACTCAGACGGATGTTTTGTCTCCACTGGCGTGGGAGGAACTGGCCTGCCGGCAAGTAGGGCAAGGAGCTGCGCCTGTTTTGCATCTATGGCGGCACCCGGCTGCGCTGGTGATCGGCCACCGGGACCGCAGGCTTCCGTACGCGCCGCAGGCGATGGAGCGTGTGCGGAACGCCGGAACCTCGGTATGCGTGCGTCCCTCGGGCGGAGCGGCTGTCATGCTGGACAGGGGGGTACTGAACCTGTCCCTGATCCTGCCGAATCCGCAGCGGGCGATCAGCCTGCATGAAGATTTTCGGCTTATGGCGGGGCTGATCAGCGATGCGCTGGCCCCGTGGTCCGCCGAGGCGCAGACCGGGGAAATCGCCGGGTCCTTCTGTCCTGGCGATTACGATGTCAGCGTCCGAGGCCGCAAGTTTTGCGGCATTGCGCAGCGGCGGCAGGCCAAGGCCTATATCATCACGGCCTTTGTGATGATTGAGGGCAGTGGCGCGGAGCGCGCACAGGTGGTGCAGCGGTTCTATGCGGAGGCAGCCGGAGCTGCGTCGCCAGGCGTGGCGCAACCGGATTATCCGCAGGTGAATCCGGCAACGATGCGCAGCCTGGCGGAGCTGGCCGGGGTGCCGTCGGTTGAGGCGTATACGGCATCGCTGCGCCGTGTAGTCGAAAGTCGGGCGGCAATTTTGCCTGCTGATGACTCATTGGTGCAGCCGCAAGGACTGATGGAGCAAATGAGAGCGCTCAGAGAGCGATACGATTCGCAGGTGTAGTGGGAAGTATGTTCCTGGCTACAGAGGAGTCTTAGCTTAGAACGGTTGCCATCTCAGCTTCGAGGCTTGGGTGTAGCGCTTTTCGACCTCAGGCCAGTTCACGACATGCCACCAGTCCTCAATGTATTTGTTGCGCTCGTTCTGATGCTTTAAGTAATAGGCATGCTCCCATACATCTATCGCCAGCAACGGAATGGACTCCCATTGAGTCAGGTTCTGGTGCTTTTCGGCCTGCAAAATTTCAAGCCGTCCTGCACGTGGACTCCACGTCAGGATAGCCCAGCCGCCGCCCTCGACCTTCTCGGCTGCTGAGCTGAATTGCTTCTTGAATGCCTCATAGCTGCCAAAGTCCTTTTTGATCTGCTCCGCCAGCGGCCCGCTTGGTGTTCCACCGCCTTGAGGACTCATAATCGTCCAGAAAAGAGTGTGCAGATAATGGCCTGCACCGTTAAACGCCAGCTCGCGTTCCCAATGCTTCACAAGGTCAAAATCGCCCGTTTTCCGGGCTTCCTCCAGCTTTTTCTCCGCTTTGTTTAAATCATTCACATAGCTTAGATGATGCTTGTCATGGTGGATACGCATCGTTTTCTCATCAATGTACGGTTCAAGCGCATTATAGGGGTATGGGAGCGGCGGCAAACGATGTCCTCCGATAGGAACAGGCCTGCCGGGGGAAGTTTTTTCCGTAGCCGAAGGCTCTGTCTGGCTTGACTGGACGCCTTTGTCTTTGTTCGCCCACGGTCCTTCCCACCTCGTGCCGCCTGTCTGCCCTGTCTGCCGCTCTCGCAGCGCATCCTCGGGGTAATCCTCACCCTCTGCCGCCACATGAAACAACGCAGTGGCCCGCGCAATGGAGCCGGGCTCCTGAAAGGGGTTGGTCGAGATCAGGAAATACTGGCTCTCATATGCCGCATGCAGTACAATTCCGGTGGATTTCGGCTGTTGTCGTAACGCATGGCTGTGCTCGGTCAGCAGACTGAGCTGCCGTACATACTCTTGTGACTGGCGGTTTGCGGTTTGCAGCAATTCGTCCAGACGACGATTCAGCTCTTGTGAGACAGGCTGTGAATCTGATGTCACTCCTGCCGTTGCCTCAATCGATTGTAGCTCTACTTGTGCCGATCCTGACCCCGATTCTCTCGATTGCCCCGGATGCCCGGCTTGTGCTTGTGCAGCCGCCGCCGACCGCTCCCATTGACGATGCCACGCCTGATCTGCCGGATCAAGGGCGCTTCGCTGCTCTTCAAGCAGCTCTATAGCGGTGCGTTCCGTCTGTTCGAATACCGTCCTCCAGTCATCCAGCAGCCGCACGTAGGCAGGCTCCAGGCCCTCTGTAGCGGACTTAATCACTTCCACATGCCAGCTTTCCTGCTGTTTCCAATGCCGGATTTCCTCCAGCACACGTAAGGGCAGGAAAGACCCGTAAGTACTCAGCATCGTTTTTACCTCCCGTATCCCACTATGGCTATCCGGGCTGGTCCCAAGAACCTGACCCGGATGCATACGTACCCAGTATATTCGCCGTCTCATCGGGAATATGTCTATAAACTCCCCGATCCGGCGCGGACATGTAATGTGGGGCAATGAATACATAGTTGGACGCAAAAAAAGAAGCCTCGCTGCGGCACGGGTTAAGTGTCCACAGACGGGCTTCTCTATGTTGAAAGGAATATGGCTTCTAAAATAGACCCCTTACTTCGTAGTCGTTTGTTTACTGGCATTAGCGATAGTTTTCTTGTCCTCCAGCTCTTGTACACCGCTTAAAAACGTCGATACCCGCCGCAAATACTCACGTGGATGCTCCCTGAAAATAAGCTCATGCAGCCCGTTTTTGACAATCCATACACTGGAAAGCGAGTTGGTTTGATTGGCAGCGAGCTTTTCCGCAATCGGGTAAGGAGCCTTTTCATCCTGCGTCCCATGTACAAACATGATCGGGAACGGATAGTTTTCCGCTTTGACCTCTTGGTATGGAATCTGATGCAGGCTGGTACCGTTCAAGACTGGAAACAGCAGCTCCAGAATTTCCAGAGATGGATGGCGCGGCAGATCAATTTGATTATGAATGTTATGGTACAGCGTATCCGGCTCCAGGAGGAAGGTGCTGTCCAAAATCATGGCGTCCACATCTTTG carries:
- the yiaY gene encoding L-threonine dehydrogenase, with translation MTGTSKFMMPGMSLMGSGALADAGTEIGKLGFKNALIVTDKPLVDIGIVKKVTNMLDSLNVKSVVYSGTQPNPTVSNVNEGLALLKQSGCDFIISLGGGSPHDCAKGIALLASNGGQIGDYEGVDKSAKPSFPLIAINTTAGTASEMTMFCIITDEERHIKMAIVDKHTTPLIAVNDPDLMMAMPQSLTAATGMDALTHSIEAYVSTNATPITDACALKAIELIRDHLVKAVDDGNDVEARSQMAYAEFLAGMAFNNAGLGFVHAMAHQLGGFYNLPHGVCNAILLPHVERYNAKASAERLTDIARTLGEKTDGVTPEQGANLALRAIEKLAKRVNIPSGLEELGVKREDFAVLAANALKDACGVTNPIQPTQQEVIDIFEQAM
- a CDS encoding AraC family transcriptional regulator, which encodes MDNSKTLGDFNRYSELQYGYETDLIRILYYDLPENYYEKYASYECPKLCTILEGRKEVKINETEHFEYDSQEIILLPPQSSVEMKIKEHTKALVFELSDQLMERLRNVVEEEFQVPESCPTHAVVRCELNEKADSLTASMERIKQYMAHPAERKNFLIDLSAQEMAYHLLQMQVLEQNLLTNHRHPVFRAIRDIQEQLPGIRHVKDLADNYNMSHANFTNQFKKITGLTPLDYITNQKMQLAKQWLQCRNVTEVAFDLNYESVSYFIGLFKKKYGITPKQYQMNVQRQVVVT
- a CDS encoding DinB family protein produces the protein MQTFFRYNWMIREQWYRWCEEVPQEELLKERVGGVGGILKTLFHVVDVEWSWVQTIQGKPDFQEDFSRYDTLDKIRELDAKFRIDVEPFVLSWHEGLERKRFEDHLPDGRIVIDAWGEVMRHIIAHQIHHIGQLSIWSRELGKPPVSANVIGKGLIESDRGVD
- a CDS encoding superoxide dismutase, whose product is MAFQLPELPYAKDALEPHIDALTVEIHHDRHHNTYVTNLNAALESAPELQSKSLEDLISNLDSVPESIRTAVRNNGGGHHNHSLFWEVIGPNGGGQPTGAIAEAISNELGGYDKFKEDFTKAATTRFGSGWAWLVVGKDGKLAITSTPNQDSPLSEGLTPVLGLDVWEHAYYLKYQNKRPDYIAAFYNVINWDEVNKRYAAAKK
- a CDS encoding GNAT family N-acetyltransferase codes for the protein MHVRSFQLSDVNPVMELMQIALSEECYKETVGAFARQLSWDSGLIVVAEEDEELVGALIGTIDQNHGCYYRIAIHPDHRRMGIGKSLVESMEQRFQQRKVSRIWVAGDKHNSAAMPLYEAMGYGASQILQTFQQLSILAPH
- the lepB gene encoding signal peptidase I, whose translation is MDTLAPSSGPLPSPETSKHAGRWSYIRDWLVTLLIAMTVLLLLNLFVFNLSTVRGHSMQPTLMESQHLFVNKLVYNFHDPGRGDIVILQDPDSNPSSPRFLVKRVIGTPGDVIRVEHNHLYVNGKLQNEPYTDSEIEDGDYGPFTVEPGHFFVMGDNRHAAGSKDSRYFGSIKSQDLLGRAEVVFWPLSEWKWL
- the rnhA gene encoding ribonuclease HI — its product is MKEVMVYTDGACSGNPGPGGWGVVLLYGEHRKELSGAEKMTTNNRMEIKAVIEALKLLKEPCHVKVHSDSAYVVNCFKQGWIKNWLRNGWRNSKNQPVENKELWEELWELMSKHEVEYVKVKGHSDNELNNHCDFLATSAVKNLR
- the queG gene encoding tRNA epoxyqueuosine(34) reductase QueG → MQRGQTPTAAGTALTWASLKQEIIEAAPGLGIDSIGFASADPFLSLKAILEEHRAKGYESGFEEPDIDKRIYPELYGSQPASLIAIAVAYPSKMKDPPKSDKGKYRGILARSAWGKDYHLVLREAMEKLEAFIGERVPDAIMKNMVDTGELSDRAVAERAGIGFSGKNTMMISPTLGSWIYLGELLTNIPFQPDEPVTDGCGECTKCLDACPTGALVGPGQLNAQRCVSFLTQTKGFLDEEFMLKIGNRLYGCDTCQIVCPKNRGLNWDHHPELTPDPEIVKPLLLPLLDLSNREFKERFGQSAAAWRGKKPIQRNAVIALGNFKDISAVPKLTEVLLDDPRPELRGTAAWALGRIGGENAMTAIKQASEKEQHEQVREMVAQAHSKLEEREQAEQQKVLEGPTTIYYDEMETPIGILTLCATDRGLCRIDFGVFHAKEALLQQWARTWIGEYVYVQEPEKLREAADQLREYFAGKRRDFTVAYDLRGTPFQEQVWRELQNIPYGQSVSYKDIAESIGRAKAVRAVGGANNKNPLPILIPCHRVSGANGSLVGYAGGLPIKIKLLDLEKE
- a CDS encoding YneF family protein — protein: MVWNIVIPIITLIVGLVGGFFIGAYYLRKQLEKMQNDPETLQKMAKQMGYNLNGKQMQKAQQMMKNQQFSKNQPGQRKNQGHRK
- the folE gene encoding GTP cyclohydrolase I FolE is translated as MAGVKDYINRKAADNRDKIEYHVEQILQLIGEDPKREGLLETPARVARMYEEIFAGYEVDPRDALGVTFDENHEELVIVKDIVYYSQCEHHMAPFFGKVHIGYVPSGKIVGLSKLARLVEAVTRRLQVQERITAQIADILNEAVSAHGVMVVVEGEHLCMCARGVKKPGSKTVTSAVRGTFRDDAAQRAEFLSLLKD
- a CDS encoding lipoate--protein ligase family protein, producing MENVHMSADKTTVLPDLQWFEAPLVTTQTDVLSPLAWEELACRQVGQGAAPVLHLWRHPAALVIGHRDRRLPYAPQAMERVRNAGTSVCVRPSGGAAVMLDRGVLNLSLILPNPQRAISLHEDFRLMAGLISDALAPWSAEAQTGEIAGSFCPGDYDVSVRGRKFCGIAQRRQAKAYIITAFVMIEGSGAERAQVVQRFYAEAAGAASPGVAQPDYPQVNPATMRSLAELAGVPSVEAYTASLRRVVESRAAILPADDSLVQPQGLMEQMRALRERYDSQV
- a CDS encoding Fe-Mn family superoxide dismutase; the encoded protein is MLSTYGSFLPLRVLEEIRHWKQQESWHVEVIKSATEGLEPAYVRLLDDWRTVFEQTERTAIELLEEQRSALDPADQAWHRQWERSAAAAQAQAGHPGQSRESGSGSAQVELQSIEATAGVTSDSQPVSQELNRRLDELLQTANRQSQEYVRQLSLLTEHSHALRQQPKSTGIVLHAAYESQYFLISTNPFQEPGSIARATALFHVAAEGEDYPEDALRERQTGQTGGTRWEGPWANKDKGVQSSQTEPSATEKTSPGRPVPIGGHRLPPLPYPYNALEPYIDEKTMRIHHDKHHLSYVNDLNKAEKKLEEARKTGDFDLVKHWERELAFNGAGHYLHTLFWTIMSPQGGGTPSGPLAEQIKKDFGSYEAFKKQFSSAAEKVEGGGWAILTWSPRAGRLEILQAEKHQNLTQWESIPLLAIDVWEHAYYLKHQNERNKYIEDWWHVVNWPEVEKRYTQASKLRWQPF